From the genome of bacterium:
TCCGTATCACGTCAATTTTCCCGAAGTGAATCTTCGTTATTATGCCAATTATAAAGGTAGACGCGGTGTTGTTTTTTTGCGCGAATTTGTGCCGCGTTTCTGGATTGCGTTCGTCGCTGATCGGATCTACAACGAGCCGTATCAGGCTATTGCCATGCATTCGACGTTCGATGAGACCAGCGACAGTTTGTCCATTAGTCATCGTTTAATAAAAAATAAAAAAACTTCATCAGTTGAAGTTAAAGCAGATAAAAATACTTTTATTCCGTCGGATAACTCTGTCGAGCATTTTTTTAAAGAGCATGATGTGGGTTTCGGTCGAACAAAAAAAGGCGAGACATTGTGGTATCGCGTGGAACATCCTGTGTGGGAAGTACATCCGATTAGCGAAATGCGGATCGAAGTTGATTTTGAGAATCTGTATGGAACTGAATGGAAGTTTTTAAAAGATGCAGAACCTTACTGTGCTTTACTGGCCAAAGGATCCGGCATTAAAGTATTTGGGGCCGAATCACTTTCATCATTGAAGTGATCGGATGATTAGTATAAAGCCATGCCAAATCGCGGCCGCCATGCGAGCGTGATAGGGTGGTCGTCTCCTAAGAATTGAAAAATGCCAATGCAAGCTTTACGTGCCGCTTCATTGAAGTAAGTTTTGTCAATGATGATCGTCTGGACTAAGACTTCGAGTGCTGCCTCAAAATCTTTTTTTCGTAGTGCGTTTAATCCGCGTATCAATCCTTCCTTTATCGAACTTTCAGGGAAAGTTGAAATTTCCGTCATCAACAAAGAAGTTATGAAACGGATATTTTGTACGACATCATACATCGGAGCGTTTTCATCACAATCTTTGATGATTTCTGCGGCACGTTCCGGTTCGTCGAAGACCAAAAGCTTTGCCAAAAGGATTTGCGCTTCAGGGATCCTTGCCGTCGCTAAAGTTTCGAGAACGGTTTTCGCCTGATCGTGATTGCCCTCTTCGAGTAACCGGGAGGCGTGTTGCAGCAATGTTTTTTCTTCTGATGGAAGATTATCTTTAAGCCATTGGCGAATCATCGGTTCCGGTAGCGCTCCAACAAATTCGTTGATCACGCGGCCTTTATCGAAAAGCTTAACGGCCGGAATACTTTGAATGCCAAATTGGGCCGCAACATCCTGATGCTGTTCTACGTTCAGTTTTACGAGTTTCCATTTTCCATCTGACTCACCGGCCAATCGCTCTAAAACAGGTCCAATTACGCGGCACGGTCCGCACCATTCCGCCCAAAAATCAACCAAAACCGGAATCTGTAAACTTGCTTCAATGACTTCCTTATGAAAATCGTTGATTTCGAAAGGCATAGTTGTCTTTTTAAAAAAGGGTGATAAAATAGGGGGGATTACAAACTGATCTTTCGGATGACGGTGAGAACTTTAGCTATTACAGTGAAATGATCCAGAGGCATATCCGGAAATTCCGGATTGTCGGCGGATGTTATTTTTCCGGTTTCCGTATCCTGAATTCGCCTGATACTCAATACATCATACGGATCTTTGAGGAGTACTGAATCGCCGTGCTTTCCCTTATCGGTGCGGATCATGATGACCAGGTCATCTTTTTTCAATTTCCAATGCAGTTCATTATTTTCTACGGATAATGCGATAGAACCGGGATCCAATTCCGGTAATGATAACGATCCGATAATCAGGTTGCTAGGCAATTTGTTCCAGTTAGACGGTATTGAATGAACAATCGGAATCGTTTTGTTGGC
Proteins encoded in this window:
- a CDS encoding helix-turn-helix domain-containing protein, which gives rise to MHRGNRLKQIRETLQLTQNEFARKFNLRQQYVSRYESGEGDLPIDFLNSLYKKGVDVSWLLFGNGKMFRESSIVSEPEIMYYANKTIPIVHSIPSNWNKLPSNLIIGSLSLPELDPGSIALSVENNELHWKLKKDDLVIMIRTDKGKHGDSVLLKDPYDVLSIRRIQDTETGKITSADNPEFPDMPLDHFTVIAKVLTVIRKISL
- a CDS encoding DUF2071 domain-containing protein, with amino-acid sequence MSVFLTAQWLRLINITYAVSPEILKPHLPSGLELDLRDGKAFVSFVAFDFADTRVLSFKIPYHVNFPEVNLRYYANYKGRRGVVFLREFVPRFWIAFVADRIYNEPYQAIAMHSTFDETSDSLSISHRLIKNKKTSSVEVKADKNTFIPSDNSVEHFFKEHDVGFGRTKKGETLWYRVEHPVWEVHPISEMRIEVDFENLYGTEWKFLKDAEPYCALLAKGSGIKVFGAESLSSLK
- the trxA gene encoding thioredoxin, with protein sequence MPFEINDFHKEVIEASLQIPVLVDFWAEWCGPCRVIGPVLERLAGESDGKWKLVKLNVEQHQDVAAQFGIQSIPAVKLFDKGRVINEFVGALPEPMIRQWLKDNLPSEEKTLLQHASRLLEEGNHDQAKTVLETLATARIPEAQILLAKLLVFDEPERAAEIIKDCDENAPMYDVVQNIRFITSLLMTEISTFPESSIKEGLIRGLNALRKKDFEAALEVLVQTIIIDKTYFNEAARKACIGIFQFLGDDHPITLAWRPRFGMALY